Genomic DNA from Chitinivorax tropicus:
ATGTCCCCGCTCTATGAATTGTCCGATGCGGCGCTATCATTCATTACAGTGATTGGAGCTATCACGGCGTTGTTCATGGGCTTTCTGGGCATCATCCAGAATGACATCAAACGGGTGGTTGCATATTCGACCTTGTCTCAGCTGGGCTATATGACGGTGGCGCTGGGTGTCTCCGCTTACTCCGTAGCGGTTTTCCATCTGATGACCCATGCATTCTTCAAAGCGTTGCTGTTCCTCGCAGCTGGTTCTGTGATCATTGGTATGCATCATGATCAGGATATCCGCAATATGGGCGGCCTGCGTAAATACATGCCCATTACATGGCTGACCTCCTTAATTGGCTCACTGGCCTTGATCGGCACGCCTTTCCTGTCTGGCTTCTATTCCAAGGATTCGATTATAGAAGCGGTCAAGGAATCACATATCGCTGGCAGTGGTTTTGCTTATTTTGCAGTAGTGGCGGGTGTGTTTGTGACAGCATTCTACTCCTTCAGGATGTACTTCCTGGTGTTCCATGGTGAGGAGCGCTTTGGCAAAGCCGGACATCATGACGACCATCATGATGATGAGCATCATCATGGGTTGGCGCCGGGTGAAAAACCACATGAAACACCTTGGGTCGTGACTTTGCCACTGGTATTGCTGGCAGTGCCTTCGGTGTTGATTGGTTATGTGGCAATCGAACCGATGCTGTTCGGCGACTTCTTCAAGGGTGTCATTTTCAGCGGGAATCATCATGTGATGACTGAGTTGAAAGAGGCATTCCATGGTGCTGGCGCCATGGGCTTGCATTCCTTGCAGACTTTGCCTTTGTGGTTGGCAGTCGCTGGTGTCGCTTCTTCGTGGTTCCTCTATATGAAGCGTCCGGACATTCCAGCCATGATCAAGGACAAATTTGGATTCATCTACAAGATTCTTGAAAACAAGTATTTCATGGACGACCTGTACTTTAATGTTTTCGCAAAGGGAAGCCGCCTTATTGGTACAGGGCTCTGGAAAATCGGTGATGTAGGCATCATCGATGGCTTGTTCGTGAATGGTTCTGCGAAGGTGGTTGGCTGGATGTCTTCTCTTGCTCGTCGCTTGCAGTCCGGTTACATCTACCACTATGCCTTTGCAATGATCATCGGAGCCTTGATGTTGCTGTTTATGATGAATAAAGGCCTGATTGGTTGAGAAATTAAACACACCGCAAAGATAACGAGAATAGGTAAGTCATGAGTGAACATTTGCTGAGTCTAGCCATCTGGACGCCCATTCTGGCCGGTGTGCTGGTATTGGCGACCGGCAGTGACCGTAACGCAGGTATGGCTCGCTGGATCGCACTGTTAGGCGCGTTGGCAGGTTTTATCGTATCACTGCCGTTGTATACAGGGTTTCAGTCCCTGCATGGTGGTATGCAATTCGTAGAGATGAAACCATGGATTGAGCGTTTCAACATCAATTACCACCTGGGTGTCGATGGCATCTCGATGCTGTTCGTCGTGCTGAACAGTTTTACAACCTTGTTGGTTGTGGTGGCAGGCTGGGAAGTGATCGAGCGGAGAGTTGCGCAGTACTTCGCTGCATTCCTGATCATGTCAGGATTGATCAATGGTACGTTTGCGGCGCTGGATGCAGTTCTGTTCTACGTGTTCTTCGAGGCGATGCTGATCCCGATGTATCTGGTGATTGGTGTTTGGGGTGGGCCGCGCCGCGTCTACGCAGCGGTCAAATTTTTCCTGTACACCCTGCTAGGCTCGTTATTGATGTTGGTTGCTTTTGTCTACCTGTACATTCAGTCGGGTCATAGCTTCAATATCATGGATTATCATGCGCTGAAGTTGCCGCTGGATGTCCAGAAGCTCATCTTCTTCGCGTTCTTCATGTCATTTGCCGTCAAGGTTCCCATGTGGCCCGTCCATACCTGGTTGCCTGACGCGCACGTCGAGGCGCCTACAGGTGGTTCGATGGTGTTGGCCGCGATTACGCTGAAGATTGGCGCATATGGTTTCCTACGCTTCAGCCTGCCCATTGCGCCCGACGCCGCACACGCTCTATCAGGAATCATGATCTTCCTGTCGTTGGTCGGCGTGGTGTATATCGGCTTGGTTGCGTTGGTTCAAGCTGATATGAAGAAATTGGTGGCGTATTCCTCCATCTCTCACATGGGCTTTGTAACACTCGGGTTGTTCATGTTTGCCGGGGGGTATTTGACCAATGAAGGTGTAGAAGGTGCATTGATACAGATGTTGTCGCATGGTTTTGTTTCAGCGGCCATGTTTGCTTGTATCGGGGTCATGTATGACCGCATGCATAGTCGTCAGATTGCAGATTATGGTGGTGTGGTCAACACAATGCCTAAATTCGCTGCTTTCATGATGCTTTTTGCGATGGCCAATGCCGGTTTGCCGGCAACATCAGGCTTCGTAGGTGAATTCCTGGTGATCATGGGGGCGGTAAAGGCAAACTTCTGGTACGCCTTCCTGGCCTCTACCACATTGATTTTTGGTGCGGCCTACACATTGTGGATGTATAAGCGCGTGATCTTTGGTGAGGTTGCAAATGAACATGTCGCCCAACTGCCAGATATCAATGCTCGTGAATTCGCATTGTTGGCAGTGCTTGCCGTGACAGTACTGGGCATGGGTCTGTACCCGGAGATGTTCATTTCCAAGATGCATATGTCTGTGAATGATCTGATTGCGCACGTCGCTAAATCCAAGATCTAACGATAGGTCAGCTTGAGGGAAAACGCGTAATGGATTTCGCTAGTATGAACTTGGTTGCAGCTGCGCCAGAGTTGTTTCTACTGTGTGCACTCGCCGTGATCTTGATGGTGGATGTATTCGTCAAAGATGAATCATCTCAGGTCATTTTTGGGCTCTCGTTGCTGACGTTGGCGGGCTGTGCATTTTTCACATACAGCACACTGACACCGACGGTATCCTATGCTTTCAACAACATGTTTGTTGATGACCCGATGGCAGACTGGCTGAAGCTTGTAATCTATGTCAGTGTCGCTGCCATTTTCATCTATTCACGCCAATACCTGCAGAATCGCGGTATCTTCAAGAGTGAGTTTTTCTCGCTGACACTCTTTTCGATGCTCGGGATGATGGTCATGGTATCAGCGAACAACCTGCTGGTACTGTATCTGGGACTGGAATTGCTGTCGCTCAGTCTTTATGCGCTGGTCGCCCTTCAGCGTGATTCAGCCATCAGTACAGAGGCTGCACTGAAATACTTTGTCTTGGGGGCCTTGGCGTCTGGTATGTTGCTATATGGCATGTCGATGCTATATGGAGCCACTGGCAGCCTTGATTTGCAAGTCATCGCAGAAATGATCGCAACTGGCAAGGCGCGGCAGGGCTTGCTCGCGTTGGGCGTTGTCTTTGTCGTAGCGGGATTGGCATTCAAATTGGGTGCGGTGCCATTTCACATGTGGGTGCCCGATGTCTATCAGGGGGCGCCGACTGCAATCACCATGTTTATCGGCTCCGCTCCAAAGCTTGCAGCCTTCGCATTTGTGATTCGCCTGTTGGTCATTGCGATGAGCGGATTGATCAAGGATTGGCAACCCATGTTGATGCTGCTGGCAGTAGCATCGTTGGCGATTGGTAACATTACCGCCATCGCACAGACCAGCATCAAACGGATGTTGGCGTACTCAACCATTTCTCACATGGGTTTCCTACTACTCGGTATCCTGTCCGGCTCGGTTGTAGGATATTCGGCATCGATGTTCTACGCTGTTGCTTATGTGTTGATGACCTTGGGTGCGTTTGGCATTCTGCTGTTGCTATCTGGCAAAGAAGGTGAAGCCGATGCGTTGGATACTTTCAAGGGATTGGCTGATCGCAGCAAGTGGTATGCGTTTTTGATGCTGTTGCTGATGGTATCTATGGCGGGCATTCCCGGCACGATTGGTTTCTGGGCGAAGCTGCAGGTGATTCAGGCAGTCGTCGATATCAAGGCGTATTGGCTTGCCATCACAGCAGTCATGTTCTCGTTGGTAGGTGCCTTCTACTATTTACGCATCATCAAGCTGATGTACTTTGATGAAGCAGACTCGACTGAGGCGATCGGTGGTACCGGTGATACACATGTGTTGCTCTCATTGAATGGAGTGATGATTCTGGTACTGGGTATAGTGCCGAATGCGCTGATGTCGCTTTGCATGGAAGCGATCAAACATAGTGTGAAGCTATCGTGAGTTCTGCTGTTATCATGTTGTTATTGGCGGCCCTGGTGGCCGCCAATTTGCCTTTCGCATCCAATCGACTGTTTTGCGTATTTAACACCAGTTCAGGCAAGGGCTTGGCGTGGCGGCTTCTGGAGCTGATAGCGCTGTATGTGGTGATCGGCTTGGCGTCCATGAGTCTGGAAGGGCGTTTTGGTCCAATCCAGGATCAGAAATGGCAATTTTATGTCACTACTTTAGCCGTGTTTGTTGTCATGGCTGTGCCGGGTTTTGTATATCGGTATTTGTGGCGTAAAGCCGGGATATAGAAAAACTCAATTATTGTTGCATAGAGAGATAAGTTTCTCTATAATGCGTAGCTCTTCAGGCGCGTAGCTCAGCTGGTTAGAGCACCACCTTGACATGGTGGGGGTCGTTGGTTCGAGTCCAATCGCGCCTACCAAATACTGAAGCAGATTGGTAAGCATGAAATAAGCCAATATGTATAAAAAAGTGCAGCCGAGCTGCACTTTTTTTTTATTTGTTGATTAATATTTCACATTGATTTCGAAAAAGTTGGAGAGGCCAAGCAATGCCTATCGTAACGCTTCCTGATGGTTCTCAACGTGTTTTTGATAACCCTGTCTCAGTCACTGAAGTGGCGGCCAGCATTGGAGCGGGTTTGGCTCGTGCTGCCCTGGCTGGTAAGGTAGATGGGCGTTTGGTGGACACATCTTTTGTCATTGATCGCGATGTGTCATTGGCGATTATCACGGACCGTGACGCAGACGGCTTGGAGGTCATTCGTCACTCGACGGCGCATTTGCTAGCCTATGCAGTCAAGGAGCTGTTCCCTGATGCGCAGGTGACGATTGGCCCAGTTATTGAAAATGGCTTCTACTACGATTTTTCCTATAAGCGGCCGTTTACCCCGGAAGATTTGCTTGCAATTGAAAAGCGGATGTCGGAGCTGGCCAAGCGCGATATCCCTGTTACCCGTGAAGTCTGGCTGCGGGACGAAGCCATCCGGTTCTTTGAGGCGCAGGGTGAGCGGTACAAGGCTGAGCTGATCAGCGCCATTCCCCAGGGTGAAGAAGTATCTCTGTATCGGGAAGGGGACTTTATCGATCTTTGCCGAGGGCCTCACGTCCCTTCTACGGGCAAGCTGAAGGTCTTCAAGCTGATGAAAGTCGCAGGCGCCTACTGGCGTGGCGATGCTCGTAATGAAATGCTGCAGCGAATCTATGGCACTGCATGGGCCAAAAAAGAAGAGCTGGATGCTTATCTGCATCAGCTGGAAGAGGCGGAGAAGCGAGACCACCGTAAAATCGGTAAACAGCAGGACCTCTTCCATCTGCAGGAAGAGGCGCCAGGCATGGTGTTCTGGCATCCCAAGGGCTGGACGATTTGGCAGACTGTCGAGCAATATTTACGCAAGGTGCTGCGTGAAGCTGGCTATCAGGAAGTGCGTACCCCAATGGTCATGGATCGCGTTCTATGGGAGCGCTCAGGGCATTGGGAGAACTATCGTGAAAATATGTTCACGACAGAGTCGGAAAAACGTGATTATGCCGTTAAGCCGATGAATTGCCCTGGGCACGTGCAGATCTTCAACCAAGGTTTGAAGAGCTATCGTGATCTGCCATTGCGAATTGCCGAGTTTGGTGCCTGCCATCGCAACGAGCCGTCCGGCTCATTGCACGGCATCATGCGGGTGCGTGGTTTTACTCAGGATGATGCGCACATCTTCTGCACTGAGGATCAAGTGCAGGACGAATCGATGCGATTCATCGAATTACTGCAACGGGTTTATCTTGACTTTGGCTATGACCAGATTTTGGTCAAGCTCTCTACCCGCCCGGCAAAGCGAGCTGGCACTGACGACGTCTGGGATAAGGCGGAAAATGCTTTGGCAGAGGCATTGAAATCAAAGGGTCTAGAGTTTGAGCTGCAGCCCGGTGAAGGTGCTTTCTATGGCCCTAAGATAGAATTTTCCCTGAAAGACTCCATTGGCCGTGTTTGGCAGTGTGGCACATTGCAGCTGGATTTTGTGCTTCCGGAGCGTCTGGGTGCGGAGTATGTAGCAGAAGACAACAGCAAGCATCGCCCCGTCATGCTACATCGAGCAATCCTTGGTTCGATGGAGCGTTTCATTGGCATTCTGATCGAGAACTATGCAGGCAGTCTGCCGCTCTGGCTCGCGCCCGTGCAGATGGTGGTGCTGAATATTTCCGAAGGCCAGGCTGACTATGCCAAGGAAGTCACACAATCCTTGAGAAAAGCTGGCTTTCGCGCCATCTCGGACTTGAGAAACGAGAAAATTACCTATAAAATTCGCGAACATAGTTTGCAGCGTTTGCCTTATCAGCTGGTTGTGGGTGATAAAGAAAAGGCTGCAGGATTGGTTGCCGTGCGTACCCGCCAAGGCGAAGACTTGGGGCAGATGACGGTGGAGGCCCTGATGGCGCGCCTTTATCAAGAAATGCCGGGTAGCACGGTTTAATTTTTATATGACTTGGAGACACTGCTATAGCTCAGGAACGTGAACCACGGATAAATGGCGAAATCGATGCGTCGCAAATCCGTCTGGTGGGTCAAGAAGGTGAACAGCTCGGTATCGTAACCCTTGCTCAGGCGATGAGCATGGCTGAAGAGGCTGAAGTTGATTTGGTAGAAATCGCGCCGCAGGCTCAGCCCCCGGTATGCCGCCTGATGGATTACGGCAAATTCAAATACCGCGAGAGCAAAAAGCGCCACGAGGCCAAGCTGAAGCAAAAGCAGGTCCAGGTCAAGGAAGTCAAATTCCGGCCTGGTACGGACGAAGGTGATTATCAGGTTAAATTGCGCAATTTGTTGCGCTTCCTGCAAGAAGGCGATAAAGCAAAAATTACCTTGCGCTTCCGTGGGCGTGAAATGGCGCATCAGGAATTTGGTGTTGCTCTGTTGAAGCGGGTTGAAAGTGATTTGGCAGAAGTAGGGGCTGTTGAGCAGTTTCCGAAGATGGAAGGCCGCCAAATGGTGATGGTAATCGCGCCTAAAAAGAAACAATAGGTGCAAAGAATTTGTGAGCTCACATATTGCAAAGTGAGCTTGCAAATAGGTTGGTAACGGGTTTCAAGTGCTGCGTTCGTAGCCACCTTTTACCGAATATAAGGAGAGCATTATGCCGAAGATGAAGACCAAAAGCGGTGCTGCTAAGCGCCTCAAGGTTCTGGGTTCGGGCGGTGTTAAGCGCAGTAAAGCGTTCAAGCGCCACATCCTGACCAAGAAGACCACAAAGAACAAGCGTCAACTCCGTGGTACGACGATGGTTCACCCGACGAACATGGGTCATGTTCGTGCGATGTTGCCCTACGCTGCCTAAGGAGATTGAAATATGCCAAGAGTTAAACGTGGTGTAACGGC
This window encodes:
- the rpmI gene encoding 50S ribosomal protein L35, whose translation is MPKMKTKSGAAKRLKVLGSGGVKRSKAFKRHILTKKTTKNKRQLRGTTMVHPTNMGHVRAMLPYAA
- the nuoN gene encoding NADH-quinone oxidoreductase subunit NuoN, translating into MDFASMNLVAAAPELFLLCALAVILMVDVFVKDESSQVIFGLSLLTLAGCAFFTYSTLTPTVSYAFNNMFVDDPMADWLKLVIYVSVAAIFIYSRQYLQNRGIFKSEFFSLTLFSMLGMMVMVSANNLLVLYLGLELLSLSLYALVALQRDSAISTEAALKYFVLGALASGMLLYGMSMLYGATGSLDLQVIAEMIATGKARQGLLALGVVFVVAGLAFKLGAVPFHMWVPDVYQGAPTAITMFIGSAPKLAAFAFVIRLLVIAMSGLIKDWQPMLMLLAVASLAIGNITAIAQTSIKRMLAYSTISHMGFLLLGILSGSVVGYSASMFYAVAYVLMTLGAFGILLLLSGKEGEADALDTFKGLADRSKWYAFLMLLLMVSMAGIPGTIGFWAKLQVIQAVVDIKAYWLAITAVMFSLVGAFYYLRIIKLMYFDEADSTEAIGGTGDTHVLLSLNGVMILVLGIVPNALMSLCMEAIKHSVKLS
- a CDS encoding DUF2818 family protein translates to MSSAVIMLLLAALVAANLPFASNRLFCVFNTSSGKGLAWRLLELIALYVVIGLASMSLEGRFGPIQDQKWQFYVTTLAVFVVMAVPGFVYRYLWRKAGI
- the infC gene encoding translation initiation factor IF-3 — encoded protein: MAQEREPRINGEIDASQIRLVGQEGEQLGIVTLAQAMSMAEEAEVDLVEIAPQAQPPVCRLMDYGKFKYRESKKRHEAKLKQKQVQVKEVKFRPGTDEGDYQVKLRNLLRFLQEGDKAKITLRFRGREMAHQEFGVALLKRVESDLAEVGAVEQFPKMEGRQMVMVIAPKKKQ
- a CDS encoding NADH-quinone oxidoreductase subunit M, coding for MSEHLLSLAIWTPILAGVLVLATGSDRNAGMARWIALLGALAGFIVSLPLYTGFQSLHGGMQFVEMKPWIERFNINYHLGVDGISMLFVVLNSFTTLLVVVAGWEVIERRVAQYFAAFLIMSGLINGTFAALDAVLFYVFFEAMLIPMYLVIGVWGGPRRVYAAVKFFLYTLLGSLLMLVAFVYLYIQSGHSFNIMDYHALKLPLDVQKLIFFAFFMSFAVKVPMWPVHTWLPDAHVEAPTGGSMVLAAITLKIGAYGFLRFSLPIAPDAAHALSGIMIFLSLVGVVYIGLVALVQADMKKLVAYSSISHMGFVTLGLFMFAGGYLTNEGVEGALIQMLSHGFVSAAMFACIGVMYDRMHSRQIADYGGVVNTMPKFAAFMMLFAMANAGLPATSGFVGEFLVIMGAVKANFWYAFLASTTLIFGAAYTLWMYKRVIFGEVANEHVAQLPDINAREFALLAVLAVTVLGMGLYPEMFISKMHMSVNDLIAHVAKSKI
- the nuoL gene encoding NADH-quinone oxidoreductase subunit L; translation: MTDMKMLYLMIPLAPLAGAILAGLFGRVIGRAGAHWATILGVAAAFAGSAYTLNHLLQGGQPFNGPIYTWLTINGIDMSVGFLVDNLTAMMMCVVTFVSLMVHVYTIGYMHEDPGYQRFFSYISLFTFSMLMLVMSNNFVQLFFGWEAVGLVSYLLIGFWFKRPTAIFANLKAFLVNRVGDFGFVLGIGLVYMHTGSMDYQAVFQVAPQLVGKTINLIGDTQWPLLAVACILLFVGAMGKSAQFPLHVWLPDSMEGPTPISALIHAATMVTAGIFMVARMSPLYELSDAALSFITVIGAITALFMGFLGIIQNDIKRVVAYSTLSQLGYMTVALGVSAYSVAVFHLMTHAFFKALLFLAAGSVIIGMHHDQDIRNMGGLRKYMPITWLTSLIGSLALIGTPFLSGFYSKDSIIEAVKESHIAGSGFAYFAVVAGVFVTAFYSFRMYFLVFHGEERFGKAGHHDDHHDDEHHHGLAPGEKPHETPWVVTLPLVLLAVPSVLIGYVAIEPMLFGDFFKGVIFSGNHHVMTELKEAFHGAGAMGLHSLQTLPLWLAVAGVASSWFLYMKRPDIPAMIKDKFGFIYKILENKYFMDDLYFNVFAKGSRLIGTGLWKIGDVGIIDGLFVNGSAKVVGWMSSLARRLQSGYIYHYAFAMIIGALMLLFMMNKGLIG
- the thrS gene encoding threonine--tRNA ligase, yielding MPIVTLPDGSQRVFDNPVSVTEVAASIGAGLARAALAGKVDGRLVDTSFVIDRDVSLAIITDRDADGLEVIRHSTAHLLAYAVKELFPDAQVTIGPVIENGFYYDFSYKRPFTPEDLLAIEKRMSELAKRDIPVTREVWLRDEAIRFFEAQGERYKAELISAIPQGEEVSLYREGDFIDLCRGPHVPSTGKLKVFKLMKVAGAYWRGDARNEMLQRIYGTAWAKKEELDAYLHQLEEAEKRDHRKIGKQQDLFHLQEEAPGMVFWHPKGWTIWQTVEQYLRKVLREAGYQEVRTPMVMDRVLWERSGHWENYRENMFTTESEKRDYAVKPMNCPGHVQIFNQGLKSYRDLPLRIAEFGACHRNEPSGSLHGIMRVRGFTQDDAHIFCTEDQVQDESMRFIELLQRVYLDFGYDQILVKLSTRPAKRAGTDDVWDKAENALAEALKSKGLEFELQPGEGAFYGPKIEFSLKDSIGRVWQCGTLQLDFVLPERLGAEYVAEDNSKHRPVMLHRAILGSMERFIGILIENYAGSLPLWLAPVQMVVLNISEGQADYAKEVTQSLRKAGFRAISDLRNEKITYKIREHSLQRLPYQLVVGDKEKAAGLVAVRTRQGEDLGQMTVEALMARLYQEMPGSTV